A genome region from Plasmodium vinckei vinckei genome assembly, chromosome: PVVCY_07 includes the following:
- a CDS encoding nuclear cap-binding protein subunit 2, putative: protein MSHLYEEVYKKRKYYDRALCNDYEDWLNKIQYSKTVYIGNLSIYTTEQQIYEHMNKAGEVENIIMGLHRTEKSPCGFCFVVYKRKEGATQSVNFLNNSILDGRIIRVDEDLGIIGKRKYGRGKTGVQKRDERNKHFDEDRPIVLDSIAQQHLVTKKRKFNNNNNNYHNPNVYNNMYHPYERNVKPRVLTNNHQNPNPANFRHVVTLYPNAQHLMTYNRNKNNKPYNYKKERKPNM, encoded by the exons atgtcacatttatatgaagaagtatataaaaaaagaaaatattatgatagGGCATTATGCAATGATTATGAAGACTggttaaataaaatacaatacTCTAAGACTGTTTACATTGGCAACTTATCCATTTACACAACGGAGCAGCAAATATACGAG CACATGAACAAGGCCGGGGAGGTCGAGAACATAATAATGGGACTGCACCGAACCGAGAAGTCTCCTTGCGGGTTTTGTTTTGTagtatataaaagaaaagaagGAGCAACACAATCTGTTAACTTCCTTAATAATTCCATATTAGATGGAAGAATAATAAGAGTAGATGAAGACTTAGGAATTATAGGAAAACGAAAATATGGAAGAGGTAAAACAGGTGTACAAAAAAGAGATGAACGAAATAAACATTTTGATGAAGATAGACCAATAGTACTTGATAGTATAGCACAACAACATTTagttacaaaaaaaagaaaatttaataataataataataattatcataatCCAAATGTTtacaataatatgtatCATCCATATGAAAGAAATGTCAAGCCAAGGGTTTTAACAAATAATCATCAAAATCCTAATCCTGCAAATTTTAGACATGTTGTTACGTTATACCCCAATGCACAACACTTAATGACAtataatagaaataaaaacaacaaaccatataattataaaaaagaaagaaaaccAAACATGTGA